TTTTTTTCAGCCAGTTTCAACCCATCCTGCACATGACTGATTACAATCTGGGCACTCTGTTCATAACTTAATGACTTATGCGGATTAACGCCCGACTGGTTTTCCGTAAAGAAAGCCGGATTCACCATTTTACCAATATCGTGATAAAGCGCTCCTGTTCTTACCAGCTGACTTTTTCCTCCTACCCTGATGGCTGCCTCTGCGGCAAGATTAGCCACTTGCATGGAGTGCTGGAAAGTACCTGGCGCCACTTCAGACAGTTTACGCAACAGTGGATTGTTTATATTTGAAAGCTCTACCAGCGTAACATTCGAAGTGAATCCGAATATCTTCTCGAAAAGGAAAAGCAACGGATAGGCAAACAGCAACAAGGCACCATTAATTGCAAAGCTTAGATACATGCTAAGATCCAGCTTTGAAAGGTCGTTCTCCTGAATTAATTCTAAAGAAAAATACAATACAGCATAGCTAAGTACAATCAGGAAAGCTGTTCTAAAAAGCTGAGAACGCTGCGACAGCTCCCTCAGGCTATATATGGCAACAATTCCGGCTGTGAGTTGCAGAAGAATAAATTCGTAAGGATAACGCAAGGTTATGGAACAAAGCAAAATAGTTACTGCATGAGTCATAAATGCCGTTCGCGAATCGAGGAACACCCTAATCACAATTGGCAATATGGCATAAGGTAGCATATAGACATTAAAGAATTTGAACTTTACCATCAAGGCCGTTAGTACAGTAAAGAGAATAGCCAGGGCAAAGAGCAGTGTCAGCCCTCCTTTGTGCTGATAATAATCTTTTCTGAAAAGATCCAGATAAAGCATGAAATAAAGCATTAATATACTGACAAAAAGCAACTGTCCTCCTAAAATAAGTCGTTGCTGTTCTATGGAAGCGCTTCTCTTTATCGATTCTTTCTTTAAAGAGTCCAGAATTCTAAAAGTGCGTTCATTTATTATCTCTCCTCTATCAATAATCTTTTGTCCCGATTGCACGATGCCGGTAGCCCATGCTACTGTACTCAGCAACTCTTTTTTCACTTCGTCCGACTTCTTCTTATCGTACCTCAGATTTGGTATGATATAGTTATCCAAATCACATTGCCTGAGTATCTCTTTATCAAAATGCACAGGGTCCAGGTTCAGCAAATATTCATAAGCCGATTTAATGGTATAAAGTTCTGAAACAGGTTTACCATTAGCCATTTTCTCTTCGGCTACCATTATAGACTTAATATTAGCTTGTTCAAGTCCGGTCATCTCGTTACTTGGTACAATACCTACATTGTAAACATGTTGCAGAGCTTCGATTATATGTTTATAGTAAACGGCAGAAAGTATGTTATTTTTCTGCTTATACTGATAGTCTGTTTTTACTTTTGCAAAGGCTTTTTGCGCTATAGCTTGATCATAAACAAAATAAGGTTTATAAAACCTCAGAACACTATCCTGCTCTTTCTTTACGAGGGCTTCATCTTTGTATACAGGAAAGTCAAAAGAAGCAGTCAGCAGTCCATACTTCCAGGGCTTATCAATGTCAAATTGATAGTTAAACTTCCCGCTACGAGGTAAAAAGTAGACAATAACAACTACAGTGGCTAAAAAAATCAGCGACTTATATAACAAATCTTTATATGAAGTACGGCTTCTATTCTTTAACTTTTTCATTTTACTCCTATTTTTGGCGAAATTTACAAAAAAAAATGATACGATTTCTTTTTTTTATCATAAAGACCAATACTAAGCAGGAAGTTATGCTGTTAGTTCAAAAAAAATAGATTAATTTTGCCTCCGTTTCACATTATTATAGCATTATGGCAGAAAGAAAAATAAGAGTTCGTTTTGCTCCAAGTCCAACCGGAGCATTGCATATTGGAGGAGTACGCACTGCGTTATATAATTATTTGTTTGCCCGTCAGCATGGCGGAGAGATGATTTTTCGTATTGAAGATACAGATTCTCAACGTTTTGTTCCCGGAGCGGAAGAATACATTATTGAATCTTTCAAATGGTTAGGCATTAAGTTCGACGAAGGTGTAAGTTTCGGTGGAAACTATGGCCCTTACCGACAGTCGGAACGCAAAGATATATACAAAAAATATGTAAACATTCTACTTGAAAACGGGAAGGCTTATATCGCATTTGATACTCCGGAAGAACTGGATGCCAAACGCGCGGAAATACAAAACTTTCAGTACGACGCGTCTACTCGCATGTCCATGCGCAATTCACTGACACTTTCTGCCGAGGAAGTTAAATCTCTGATTGACTCCGGCAAGCAATATGTGGTCAGAATGAAAATTGAGCCCAACGAGGATGTGGTTGTAAACGATATCATCCGCGGAAAAGTGGTTATTAACTCCACAATTCTGGACGATAAGGTATTATACAAATCGGCGGATGAACTGCCAACCTATCACTTAGCAAATATTGTGGACGACCATTTGATGGAGATTTCTCACGTCATTCGTGGCGAAGAGTGGCTCCCTTCGGCCCCATTGCATGTACTTCTGTACCGTGCATTCGGCTGGGAAGATACTATGCCTGAATTTGCTCATCTTCCACTCCTGCTGAAACCGGATGGAAACGGAAAATTAAGCAAACGTGATGGAGACCGTCTTGGCTTCCCGGTATTCCCATTGCAATGGAATGATCCAAAAACCGGTGAAATCTCATCCGGATACCGCGAATCAGGCTATTTGCCCGAAGCTGTTATCAACTTCCTGGCTCTTCTGGGCTGGAACCCAGGCAACGACGAGGAAATCATGAGCATAGACGAGCTTATAAAGATGTTCGATTTGCACAGATGCAGCAAAGCCGGTGCGAAATTCGATTACGAAAAAGGAAAATGGTTCAACCATCAGTATATACAACTGAAACCCAATGAAGAAATAGCATCTTTATTTCTGCCTTTCCTCAAGGAAGAAGGTGTAGACGCACCTTTTGAAAAGGTAGTTACCGTTGTGGGTCTTATGAAAAACCGGGTGAATTTCGTGAAAGAGCTTTGGGATCAATGCAAGTTCTTCTTTGTTGCACCGACAGAATACGACGAGAAAACTGTAAAGAAACGCTGGAAAGAAGATTCGCCTGCTCAAATGACCGAATTGATGCATGTATTAGAAGGAATTGATGATTTCTCTCTTGAAAATCAGGAACAGATTGTTATGGACTGGATTACAAGCAATAATTACCACATGGGAAATATCATGAATGCTTTCCGTTTGACACTGGTTGGAGAAGGAAAAGGACCTCACATGTTTGATATCTCGGCTCTGCTAGGCAAAGAAGAAACCATTGCCCGAATGAAAAGAGCAATCGATATGATAAAGAAATAAAAAACAGACATGCTTTATAATTTAGGAATTTATATATACTCAATGCTAATTCATCTGGTTGCGCCTTTCAGTAGAAAGCCCCGCAAAATGATGAAAGGACACTGGGTTGTATATGAACTGCTTCGTCAACAGAAAGAGAAAGACGCTAAGTACATCTGGTTTCATGCAGCCTCTTTAGGGGAATTTGAACAAGGTCGTCCTTTGATTGAAAGAATCAGAGAGAGGTATCCGGAATACAAAATATTGCTCACATTCTTTTCTCCGTCTGGTTACGAAGTACGAAAAAACTATCAGGGTGCAGACATCGTCTGTTATCTGCCAATGGATAAACCACGCAATGTTAATAAGTTCCTTGATATCATCCAACCATGCATGGCTTTTTTCATTAAATACGAATTCTGGAAAAACTACCTGGATGAGCTGCACAAGCGTCAGATTCCTGTATACAGTGTATCTTCCATTTTCCGTAAAGAACAGGTCTTTTTTAAGTGGTACGGCGGACTTTACCGCAAGGTCTTGTCGGACTTTGACCAGCTGTTTGTTCAGAACGAAACATCAAAACGCTTTCTGGCAAAGATTGGAATTAACAAGGTTTCTGTTGTAGGCGATACCAGATTTGACCGTGTACTTGAGATACGCAAGGAAGCAAAGGACCTCCCTTTGGTAGAAGCTTTTAAAGGAGACTCTTTAACTATTGTTGCCGGCAGCTCGTGGGCGCCCGACGAAGATCTTTTTATTGAATATTTCAACACTCATCCGGAAGTAAAGCTCATTATTGCGGCTCACGTGATAGACGAAAATCATCTGGTGGAGATTATCAGCAAACTGAAACGCCCATATGTGCGTTATTCTAAGGCTAACGAGAAGAATGTTGTGAACGCAGACTGCTTAATCATTGACGGATTCGGGCTGCTCTCTTCCATATACAGATATGGTGAAATAGCTTATATTGGTGGAGGTTTCGGTGTTGGGATCCACAATATTCTTGAGGCTGCTGTATATGGGATACCTGTAATATTCGGTCCGAAATATCAGAAATTCATGGAAGCCAGAGATTTAATTGAAGAGAAAGGGGCATTCTCAATCGAGAATTATGAAGAACTTAGCCAGCTGCTCGACAAAATGATTTCAGATAAGGAATTTCTAAAAGAAAGTGGTTCAAATGCAGGCAACTATGTAACTCGTAACTTAGGAGCAAGCGAGCGAATATTAAGTCAAATTAAACTTTAAAATTTACATATATAAAAAGCGTCCGGCTATTATGTCTCTGACATACTTTTAGCCGGACGCTTCTGTTTTTATCGCAAGTTTACTTATACCAATCAGAGTACATCAGATAGTTGTGCGCAATCTTCTCGTTAAGTTCTTTTGCTTGTTCTGGGTCCACCTTTTTAATAAACTTTGCAGGGACACCTCCCCAGATGCTTCCGGGTTCAATCACTGTGTTGCTTAGAACTAACGAACCAGCAGCCACAATAGCCCCTTCGCCTATCACCGCATGGTCCAGAATGGTGGAACCCATGCCTACCAACGCATAATCTTTGATTGTAGCACCATGAATCGTTACATTGTGCCCCACAGAAACATTATCGCCAATCTCAATGGTCGATTTTTCATATAAGGTGTGCAAAACGGTACCATCCTGAATGTTTACCCGATTTCCAATGCGGATGGAATTTACATCCCCTCGCAAGATAGTACCAAACCAGATGCTACATTCACTCCCCATCTTCACATCACCAATAATCGTAGCATTATCTGCCAGGAAACAATTCTCACCAAATTCGGGAGTAAAGCCTCTCACTGATTTTATCAATGCCATTTTATTCTATTGTATAATTAAACAATTAAGACATTAAATCGCCAATGTCTTTTCTCTTAACCAGGCAATTTCCTCTGCATTCAGCGTAGGGCTCAATCTTTCAAAAACAACCTGGTGATAATAGTTCAGCCAATTAATTTCAGTATCGGAGAGAAGGGATTTAATGATGCCTTTAGTACAAATAGGACAAAGAGTCAAAGTCTCGAAACGATAAAACTCTCCAAATTCTGTTTCCACATCCTTGCATACTAATGTCAGATTTTCAATCCGAATGCCATGACGTCCACCTTTATAAACTCCTGGCTCGTTAGAAGTAACCATACCTGGCACTAACAATACCGGCACCTCATTCAGACGAATGCTTTGCGGCCCTTCATGAACACTCAGAAAATGTCCAACCCCGTGACCTGTTCCATGCAGATAATTCATTCCCCTCTGCCATAAGGCATGACGCGCCAGAACATCAATCTGAGCCCCACGGGTACCATAAGGGAATTTACAGGTTGCAATAGCAATATGACCTTTCAACACCAAAGTATAGTCAATTTTTTCTTCTTCGGTCAATGAACCTAAAGCGATAGTGCGGGTAATATCTGTTGTTCCATCAAGGTACTGGGCACCCGAGTCGAGCAATAAAAAGCCTTCGGGCTTTAAAACGGAACATGATTCGGGAGTAGCAGAGTAATGTACAATAGCTCCGTGTTCCTTATAACCGGCGATAGTATCGAAGCTTTCTCCCATATATAAATCTTGTGCAGCCCGGAATTCGTGCAATTTCTCATCAATTGTCAGTTCTGTTTCATGCCCTGTCGGAACCGCCATTTCAAGCCAGCGAAGGAATTTCACCATGGCTACACCATCACGAATCATAGCTGCATGAATGCCTGCAATTTCAGCCTCGTTTCTTACCGCTTTTAATAAGGCGATTGGAGAGGAACCACGAACAATCTTACAAGATGGATTAACTGCAGAGAACACATCATAATTCGTTCTTGCAGGATTGATTAACAATGACGAAGCGGTCAGCTCATTCAATGCACTGTTTATCTCATCATAACCACGCACTTCAACCTGCTGAGTGGATAAATACTCACTTACATCAGCTGTCAGCTTTTCAGGTGCGATAAAGTATATTGTTTTCTTATCGGTAATAAGCAAATAGCTAACCACAAAAGGATTACACTTAACATCACGACCTCTCAGGTTCAATGCCCATGCTATTTCGTCAAGGTTTGAAATAAGCAGGCTTTCAACATCAACTTTTTCCATTTTCTGACGAATCTGCGCAATTTTATCAAGGCATGAAACACCGGAATATTGAGTTTCATAAATGAAAGCCGGGTCCTGGGGCATCAGAGGTCTGTCAATCCATATAGATTCAAAAGGATCTAAACTGGTCTCGACAGCAATATTCTTTTTCGATAAAACATTCTTCATTTCTTCAACATCTGAAACAGAGAACATTTTTCCATCAATTCCCAGAGTTGAACCAACGGCCATTTCACTTGTCAACCATTCAATTATAGAAGGGGTTTCAGGAAGTCCATCTTTAAAAAGTGTAATGCCCGAGCCCTCAAGTTGGTCAGCAGCTTGAAGGAAATAGCGGGAATCAGTCCAAAGACCAGCCTTTTCAAGAGTCACAACAACTGTTCCTGCTGATCCTGAAAAACCTGAAATCCATTCTCTCGATTTCCAATGAGAGGCAACATATTCACTGAGGTGAGGATCGGTACTTGGTATAATAAATGCCGAAAAATTATTCTCCGAAAGCAGTCCTCTTAATGAGGCAATACGCTCTTTTATGCTTTGTTCCATAATCACATTATAAAGATGTTTAACATTACTCGCAAAGATACACATCTTTTTTATATTTTTCTGGTTAAGAAAGAACTATGTTTCGCTTTACAATATCAACTTAACAACTAATTAATCAGTTAAAAGAACTTTCTTAAATAAACTTTGTTATTGAATTTTAGAATAATTATTAGCCGAAAGTTTTGTGAATAAAGAAACTATATGTAATTTTGCCGCGCAATTTAAGTGCAGAATTTATAAAAACAACATATTAATAAAAGTAAAATGATAGTAGTACCTGTAAAAGAAGGCGAAAACATCGAAAAAGCGCTGAAGAAATTCAAAAGAAAATTTGAAAAAACCGGAGTAGTTAAAGAATTAAGAAGCAGACAACAGTTTGACAAACCATCTGTAACTAAAAGGTTTAAGAAAGAACGCGCTGTATACGTTCAGAAACTTCAGCAAGTAGAAGAATAATAATTCATCACTTCTCTTGAATTATTAGATTATTTTTCATACATTCGTTGCAGGATTATTAACGCAACGATTCATATGTTAATTGACTCTTTTCTAAAGTATCTTGAATTTGAGAAAAATTACTCGCCTCAAACCATAAAAAGTTATAAGGCCGATTTAATTCAATTTGAAGAATATTTTAAAAACTTAAGTGAGGAGTTGTCACCTACAAACGTTGACACTGATATAATACGCCAATGGATAATCAATCTAATGGACGAAGGATATACAGCATCATCAGTAGGTAGAAAACTTAGTTCATTAAGATCGTTTTACCGATTTCTATTAATAAAGAAAGAAGTTACAATAGATCCAACCAGAAAAATTGTTGGGCCAAAAAAGAAAAAAGCACTTCCGTACTTCTTAAAAGAAAGCGAAATAAACAGAATTATTGATGAGAATGATTATAAAGAAGGTTTTATTGGTGCTAGAGACCGAATGATTATAGAAATGTTTTACGCCACAGGCATCAGACTTTCAGAATTAATCGGATTAAATGACACAGATATAGATTTCTCGCAATCACTCATAAAAGTAACAGGAAAAAGAAACAAACAAAGACTTATTCCTTTTGACAAGGAGCTAAAAGAGTCGATGATTGAATACATTAACATAAGGAATAACACCCTCACTGAACAGCCCGAAGCTTTTTTCGTTAGAGAAAGTGGGCAGAGGTTATACAGTGGAATAGTTGAAAAGTTAGTAAAACGACAATTATCAAAGGTTGTAACGCTAAAAAAAAGAAGCCCACACGTATTGAGACACACTTTTGCAACAGCAATGTTGAACAATAAAGCAAATCTCAATGCCATCAAGGAGATTCTTGGACACTCAAGCCTAGCAGCTACTGAAGTGTACACGCATACAACATTTGAGGAGTTAAAAAACAACTATAACCAGGCTCACCCAAGAGCCTAAAAAAAGGAGGTATGTATGGAAACTAGAATTCAATCAATTCACTTTGATGCGTCAGAGCAATTACAAACTTTCATCCAAAAGAAAGTTGCAAAGTTAGAGAGATTATACGATGATATAAAAGTTGTGGAGGTGTCACTAAAAGTTGTAAAACCTGAAACAGTAAAAAACAAAGAAGCAGGAATAAAAATCACAATTCCTAACTATGAATTTTACGCCGATAAGACTTACGATACATTCGAAGAGTCAATTGATGAAGCATTAGACGCTTTATCTAAACAATTGGTCAAATACAAGGAAAAACAACTGAATAAATAGAGAAAAAAAAGACAAATAACTTTGCAGTTATAAAATAAATACCTAAATTTGCAGCCGTTTCGCTTAGATTAACGTAACGGTTGCATTTTTAAGATAACGCCTCTTTAGCTCAGTTGGCCAGAGCACGTGATTTGTAATCTCGGGGTCGTTGGTTCGAATCCGACAAGAGGCTCAAAAATTGTTAAGGGCAAATACCAGAGTGGCCAAATGGGGCAGACTGTAAATCTGCTGTCTTTCGACTTCGGTGGTTCGAATCCATCTTTGCCCACAAAACACAAAGCGCCGCTTTGAAAGACTGCGGAAGTAGCTCAGTTGATAGAGCATTAGCCTTCCAAGCTGAGGGTCGCGGGTTTGAGCCCCGTCTTCCGCTCTTTTTCGCTGTTGTAGCTCAGTGGCAGAGCACTTCCTTGGTAAGGAAGAGGTCACGGGTTCAACTCCCGTCAACAGCTCACAAAAAATGTATGTGCTGATTATTAATCAAATAAATAAACAAGTAAAGCTATGGCTAAAGAGAAATTTGAACGTACCAAACCGCACGTTAACATTGGTACTATCGGTCACGTAGACCACGGTAAAACGACTTTGACTGCAGCTATCACTACAGTGTTAGCAAAGAAAGGTCTTTCTGAATTGCGTTCTTTCGATTCAATCGACAACGCTCCTGAAGAAAAAGAAAGAGGTATTACTATTAATACTTCACACGTTGAGTATCAAACAGCTAACCGTCACTACGCACACGTTGACTGTCCAGGACACGCCGACTACGTAAAGAACATGGTAACTGGTGCTGCTCAGATGGACGGTGCTATCATTGTAGTTGCTGCAACTGATGGTCCTATGCCTCAAACTCGTGAACACATCCTGTTAGCTCGTCAGGTAAACGTACCAAAATTGGTAGTTTTCATGAACAAATGTGACATGGTTGAAGACGAAGAAATGTTGGAACTTGTTGAAATGGAAATGAGAGAACTTCTTTCATTCTATGAATTTGATGGTGACAACACTCCTATCATCCGTGGTTCTGCTCTTGGTGCACTTAACGGTGTTGAAAAATGGGAAGACAAAGTTATGGAATTGATGGATGCTGTTGACACATGGATTCCACTTCCTCCACGTGATGTTGATAAACCATTCTTGATGCCGGTTGAAGACGTGTTCTCTATCACAGGTCGTGGTACTGTAGCAACAGGTCGTATCGAAGCAGGTATCATCAAAACTGGTGAAGAAGTTCAGATCATCGGTCTTGGTTCTGAAGGAAAGAAATCAGTTGTAACTGGTGTTGAGATGTTCCGTAAGATTCTTGATGAAGGTCAGGCTGGTGACAACGTAGGTTTGTTACTTCGTGGTATCGACAAAGAAGAAATCAAACGTGGTATGGTTATCTGCCACCCGGGAAAAATTACTCCTCACACTACATTCAAGGCTGAGGTTTATATCCTGAAGAAAGAAGAAGGTGGTCGTCACACACCATTCCACAACAAATACCGTCCTCAGTTCTACCTTCGTACATTAGACTGTACAGGTGAAATCACTCTTCCAGAAGGAACTGACATGGTTATGCCAGGTGATAATGTAACAATTTCAGTTGAACTTATCTACCCAGTAGCTCTTAACTTAGGTCTTCGTTTCGCTATCCGTGAAGGTGGACGTACAGTAGGTGCTGGTCAGATCACTGAAATCTGTGACTAAATAAAAAATATCAGTTCTTGGTTTCATATCAAGAACTGATTATTTACGGGAGTAGCTCAGTTGGTAGAGCACCGGTCTCCAAAACCGGGTGTCGGGAGTTCGAGCCTCTCCTCCCGTGCAAATATATTATATATATGAAAAAAATAGTAGATAAAGTAATATCTTACTTCAAAGAAACTTACAACGAACTTGTGCATAAAGTATCGTGGCCTACGTATTCAGAACTGACTAACAGTGCAGTGGTTGTTTTATATGCTTCCCTACTCATTGCAGTGGTAGTTTTCGTAATGGACTCATGCTTCCAGCATTTGATGGAAGGTTTCATTTATCCACATTAACATAGGAGAAAAATGTCTGAGATTGAAAAGAAATGGTATGTTTTGCGTGCCATTAGCGGAAAAGAAAGCAAGGTAAAAGAATATCTTGAAGCTGATATCAAAAACAGCAACCTTGGTGATTATGTATCTCAGGTATTGATTCCTACTGAAAAGGTATATCAGGTTCGCAACGGGAAAAAAGTTGTGAAAGAGAGAAATTATCTGCCTGGATACGTTTTAGTGGAGGCAGCTCTTGTTGGTGAGGTAGCTCATCATTTAAGAAATACTCCTAATGTAATCGGTTTCTTAGGTGGTTCGGATAACCCTACCCCTCTGAGACAGTCAGAAGTGAATCGTATACTTGGTACAGTGGATGAACTACAAGAATCGGGAGAAGAAATCAATATCCCGTATATAGTAGGAGAGACTGTAAAAGTAGCTTTTGGTCCATTCAGCGGATTCAGTGGTACCATTGAAGAAGTGAATAACGAAAAGAAGAAATTAAAGGTTATGGTAAAGATATTCGGGCGAAAAACTCCGCTTGAATTAGGCTTTATGCAAGTAGAAAAGGAATAACATGGGTTACGCCGTGTTGTGCCTTAATTAATGTTTATATAAATAAATTAAAAAAATGGCTAAAGAAGTTGCTGGACTAATCAAATTACAGATTAAAGGAGGCGCTGCAAATCCATCACCTCCCGTTGGACCTGCTTTAGGTTCTAAAGGGATCAATATTATGGAATTCTGCAAGCAATTCAATGCCAGAACCCAAGACAGAGCAGGTAAAATATTACCTGTCGTTATTACTTATTATGCAGACAAGTCTTTTGATTTTGTAATCAAGACTCCTCCTGTTGCTATCCAGTTATTGGAAGTAACTAAGCTTAAGAGTGGTTCTGCTGAGCCTAACCGTAAAAAGGTTGCTGAGATTACTTGGGACCAAGTACGCACAATTGCTCAGGACAAAATGACTGACTTGAACTGTTTCACTGTAGAAGCTGCTATGACTATGGTTGCTGGTACAGCTAGAAGTATGGGTATCACTGTAAAAGGGGAATTCCCAGGTAATAATTAATAATCTTCAATTATAATGGGAAAACTGACAAAAAATCAAAAGTTGGCTGCCGCTAAAGTTGAAGCAGGGAAAGCATACTCACTAAAAGAAGCTTCAGCGCTTGTAAAGGAAATCTCTTTTACAAAGTTTGATGCCTCATTAGATATTGATGTACGTTTAGGTGTAGATCCACGTAAAGCAAACCAGATGGTTAGAGGTGTAGTTTCACTTCCTCACGGAACTGGTAAAGAGATTAAGGTCTTGGTTCTATGTACACCTGATGCTGAAGCCGCTGCAAAAGAAGCAGGTGCTGATTATGTAGGTCTTGATGAATATATTGAAAAGATCAAAGGTGGATGGACTGATATTGATGTAATTATCACTATGCCATCTATCATGGGTAAAATAGGTGCTTTGGGTCGTGTACTTGGTCCTCGCGGATTAATGCCTAACCCAAAAAGTGGTACTGTGACTATGGATGTTGCCAAAGCAGTAAAAGAAGTAAAACAAGGTAAAATCGACTTTAAAGTAGACAAAACAGGTATTGTTCATACTTCTATTGGTAAAGTTTCATTCGATGCAGATAAAATTCGCGACAACGCAAAAGAATTTATTTCTACATTGCTTAAACTAAAACCAACTGCAGCAAAGGGCACATATATTAAGAGTATTTATCTTT
The Bacteroides sedimenti genome window above contains:
- a CDS encoding HD family phosphohydrolase — translated: MKKLKNRSRTSYKDLLYKSLIFLATVVVIVYFLPRSGKFNYQFDIDKPWKYGLLTASFDFPVYKDEALVKKEQDSVLRFYKPYFVYDQAIAQKAFAKVKTDYQYKQKNNILSAVYYKHIIEALQHVYNVGIVPSNEMTGLEQANIKSIMVAEEKMANGKPVSELYTIKSAYEYLLNLDPVHFDKEILRQCDLDNYIIPNLRYDKKKSDEVKKELLSTVAWATGIVQSGQKIIDRGEIINERTFRILDSLKKESIKRSASIEQQRLILGGQLLFVSILMLYFMLYLDLFRKDYYQHKGGLTLLFALAILFTVLTALMVKFKFFNVYMLPYAILPIVIRVFLDSRTAFMTHAVTILLCSITLRYPYEFILLQLTAGIVAIYSLRELSQRSQLFRTAFLIVLSYAVLYFSLELIQENDLSKLDLSMYLSFAINGALLLFAYPLLFLFEKIFGFTSNVTLVELSNINNPLLRKLSEVAPGTFQHSMQVANLAAEAAIRVGGKSQLVRTGALYHDIGKMVNPAFFTENQSGVNPHKSLSYEQSAQIVISHVQDGLKLAEKNNLPKVIKDFIRTHHGTGKTKYFYVSYLNDFPDKEVDESVFTYPGPNPFSKETAILMMADSVEAASRSLPEYTEESISELVDKIIDGQMAEGCFKYCPITFKDIATVKWVFKEKLRTIYHTRVSYPELKNTDESTDSFSSVQNN
- the gltX gene encoding glutamate--tRNA ligase; the encoded protein is MAERKIRVRFAPSPTGALHIGGVRTALYNYLFARQHGGEMIFRIEDTDSQRFVPGAEEYIIESFKWLGIKFDEGVSFGGNYGPYRQSERKDIYKKYVNILLENGKAYIAFDTPEELDAKRAEIQNFQYDASTRMSMRNSLTLSAEEVKSLIDSGKQYVVRMKIEPNEDVVVNDIIRGKVVINSTILDDKVLYKSADELPTYHLANIVDDHLMEISHVIRGEEWLPSAPLHVLLYRAFGWEDTMPEFAHLPLLLKPDGNGKLSKRDGDRLGFPVFPLQWNDPKTGEISSGYRESGYLPEAVINFLALLGWNPGNDEEIMSIDELIKMFDLHRCSKAGAKFDYEKGKWFNHQYIQLKPNEEIASLFLPFLKEEGVDAPFEKVVTVVGLMKNRVNFVKELWDQCKFFFVAPTEYDEKTVKKRWKEDSPAQMTELMHVLEGIDDFSLENQEQIVMDWITSNNYHMGNIMNAFRLTLVGEGKGPHMFDISALLGKEETIARMKRAIDMIKK
- a CDS encoding 3-deoxy-D-manno-octulosonic acid transferase → MLYNLGIYIYSMLIHLVAPFSRKPRKMMKGHWVVYELLRQQKEKDAKYIWFHAASLGEFEQGRPLIERIRERYPEYKILLTFFSPSGYEVRKNYQGADIVCYLPMDKPRNVNKFLDIIQPCMAFFIKYEFWKNYLDELHKRQIPVYSVSSIFRKEQVFFKWYGGLYRKVLSDFDQLFVQNETSKRFLAKIGINKVSVVGDTRFDRVLEIRKEAKDLPLVEAFKGDSLTIVAGSSWAPDEDLFIEYFNTHPEVKLIIAAHVIDENHLVEIISKLKRPYVRYSKANEKNVVNADCLIIDGFGLLSSIYRYGEIAYIGGGFGVGIHNILEAAVYGIPVIFGPKYQKFMEARDLIEEKGAFSIENYEELSQLLDKMISDKEFLKESGSNAGNYVTRNLGASERILSQIKL
- a CDS encoding gamma carbonic anhydrase family protein — protein: MALIKSVRGFTPEFGENCFLADNATIIGDVKMGSECSIWFGTILRGDVNSIRIGNRVNIQDGTVLHTLYEKSTIEIGDNVSVGHNVTIHGATIKDYALVGMGSTILDHAVIGEGAIVAAGSLVLSNTVIEPGSIWGGVPAKFIKKVDPEQAKELNEKIAHNYLMYSDWYK
- a CDS encoding aminopeptidase P family protein gives rise to the protein MEQSIKERIASLRGLLSENNFSAFIIPSTDPHLSEYVASHWKSREWISGFSGSAGTVVVTLEKAGLWTDSRYFLQAADQLEGSGITLFKDGLPETPSIIEWLTSEMAVGSTLGIDGKMFSVSDVEEMKNVLSKKNIAVETSLDPFESIWIDRPLMPQDPAFIYETQYSGVSCLDKIAQIRQKMEKVDVESLLISNLDEIAWALNLRGRDVKCNPFVVSYLLITDKKTIYFIAPEKLTADVSEYLSTQQVEVRGYDEINSALNELTASSLLINPARTNYDVFSAVNPSCKIVRGSSPIALLKAVRNEAEIAGIHAAMIRDGVAMVKFLRWLEMAVPTGHETELTIDEKLHEFRAAQDLYMGESFDTIAGYKEHGAIVHYSATPESCSVLKPEGFLLLDSGAQYLDGTTDITRTIALGSLTEEEKIDYTLVLKGHIAIATCKFPYGTRGAQIDVLARHALWQRGMNYLHGTGHGVGHFLSVHEGPQSIRLNEVPVLLVPGMVTSNEPGVYKGGRHGIRIENLTLVCKDVETEFGEFYRFETLTLCPICTKGIIKSLLSDTEINWLNYYHQVVFERLSPTLNAEEIAWLREKTLAI
- the rpsU gene encoding 30S ribosomal protein S21 — its product is MIVVPVKEGENIEKALKKFKRKFEKTGVVKELRSRQQFDKPSVTKRFKKERAVYVQKLQQVEE
- the xerA gene encoding site-specific tyrosine recombinase/integron integrase, which codes for MLIDSFLKYLEFEKNYSPQTIKSYKADLIQFEEYFKNLSEELSPTNVDTDIIRQWIINLMDEGYTASSVGRKLSSLRSFYRFLLIKKEVTIDPTRKIVGPKKKKALPYFLKESEINRIIDENDYKEGFIGARDRMIIEMFYATGIRLSELIGLNDTDIDFSQSLIKVTGKRNKQRLIPFDKELKESMIEYINIRNNTLTEQPEAFFVRESGQRLYSGIVEKLVKRQLSKVVTLKKRSPHVLRHTFATAMLNNKANLNAIKEILGHSSLAATEVYTHTTFEELKNNYNQAHPRA
- the hpf gene encoding ribosome hibernation-promoting factor, HPF/YfiA family, encoding METRIQSIHFDASEQLQTFIQKKVAKLERLYDDIKVVEVSLKVVKPETVKNKEAGIKITIPNYEFYADKTYDTFEESIDEALDALSKQLVKYKEKQLNK